One genomic window of Thermodesulfovibrionales bacterium includes the following:
- a CDS encoding FprA family A-type flavoprotein, protein MKAVELKNGIFWVGAIDWAVRDFHGYATPRGTTYNNYLILDDETTLLDTVKYDFSDITIKNILSVTDPSRIRHVVINHIENDHATSLDRIMELTPNATIHITEKGRKGLERFFDLSRWNVKVVKTGSELSIGKRTLFFIETPMLHWPDSMMTYIKEEKILVSQDGFGQHIASAVRFDDEFVTCESMSELQDAVVDYYANILMPFGPIIKAKLAEIQKLELEIEMIAPDHGIIWRSEPQKVIQSYLDMAEGKANLSVPIIYDTMWHSTEKMALPIMQGIKDEGVECKVIKLRASPMSVAIKEFWRARGCLIGTPTLNNIMYPTVAEFLTHVRGLRPKNRIVGAFGSYGWGGGAVKEAYEEFKRMGLEIFEPGLQILYRPSLEDETKCYEFGREFAQKVKEYHLKF, encoded by the coding sequence ATGAAGGCTGTTGAACTGAAAAACGGCATCTTCTGGGTCGGAGCCATCGATTGGGCCGTCCGTGACTTTCATGGTTACGCCACGCCCCGGGGTACGACATACAACAATTATCTTATCCTTGACGACGAGACAACCCTGCTCGACACGGTCAAGTATGATTTTTCGGATATCACTATCAAGAACATCTTGAGCGTCACCGATCCTTCGAGGATACGGCATGTTGTGATCAATCACATCGAGAATGACCACGCCACAAGCCTCGACAGGATCATGGAGCTGACCCCCAATGCCACGATCCATATAACGGAGAAGGGCAGAAAAGGGCTCGAAAGGTTCTTTGACCTATCGCGATGGAATGTAAAGGTCGTCAAGACGGGAAGCGAGCTGTCGATTGGAAAGAGGACCCTGTTCTTCATCGAAACCCCGATGCTTCACTGGCCTGACTCGATGATGACCTACATCAAGGAAGAAAAGATCCTTGTCAGTCAGGACGGATTCGGACAGCACATCGCTTCGGCTGTCAGGTTCGATGACGAGTTCGTGACCTGCGAATCGATGTCGGAGCTTCAGGACGCTGTCGTGGATTATTACGCGAATATCCTCATGCCCTTTGGGCCTATCATTAAGGCAAAGCTCGCAGAGATTCAGAAGCTGGAATTGGAGATAGAGATGATTGCCCCTGATCACGGCATCATCTGGAGATCGGAACCGCAGAAAGTCATACAGTCCTATCTCGACATGGCAGAAGGAAAGGCAAACCTGAGCGTCCCTATCATCTACGATACGATGTGGCACAGCACGGAAAAGATGGCGCTGCCGATTATGCAGGGGATTAAGGATGAAGGGGTTGAATGCAAGGTGATTAAACTGAGGGCCTCACCCATGAGCGTTGCCATTAAGGAGTTCTGGAGAGCGCGGGGCTGTCTTATCGGGACACCGACCCTAAACAACATCATGTATCCGACGGTCGCTGAATTTCTGACGCATGTGAGAGGCCTGAGACCCAAGAACAGGATCGTCGGCGCCTTCGGAAGTTACGGCTGGGGTGGCGGGGCTGTGAAAGAAGCCTATGAGGAGTTCAAGAGGATGGGGCTCGAGATCTTTGAGCCCGGCTTACAGATCCTCTATCGGCCGTCCCTTGAGGATGAGACGAAGTGCTATGAGTTTGGGCGGGAGTTTGCACAAAAGGTGAAAGAATATCACCTGAAATTTTAG